One genomic window of Verrucomicrobiia bacterium includes the following:
- a CDS encoding LTA synthase family protein, translated as MTEELDPTKRVWRHSRYGFATFFFATLVVALTILRLILYFSFAGKANVSFGTSVQAFFIGLHQDIVMSLITTLPLLFWFWIVKERWFARRWHRTLLACGMALFWAVQIFILFTEFFFFEEFHSRFNTVAVDYLIYPDEVVGNIRDSYPLYTIIAICLGLGIGWTIGAFAWFKPMWQNSIPSRSRFLRLAGATGVVVVLLFTISLQGTQFSQDRTINEVANNGSLSFVHAAWTRNLEYAAHYRTLPHDEAYARVRKLLASPEAEFVGGPESIRRKISGDPTRPKLNVVLILEEALGSEFFGALGRKDTLTPEMDKLMTEEGLLFSNIYASGNRTVRGFEGVFSSFPPLPGDSIVKRDRSENVESIARVLKRDGYNTLFLYGGRGLFDGMRAYAVNNGWDRFIEQKDFKDPVFTTIWGVSDEDLFARSIEEFRKLNETGQPFLGTVLTVSNHKPYTYPRGRIDEDPEVPKRSRKKVVKYTDWCLGKFFRDAKKEAFWTNTLFVVVADHGARVYGAQEVPIFSYEIPFVIFGPAVVKEPQRVGTLGNSLDVAPTLLGLLGRPYETMFFGRDLLNDPPEAARALLNHNRSIGMYADARMVILGLQKAAYFYEGDPKLVELQPVPGTTPEYAELEKNATALYQVADELYMNRQFRIDEAPATLSQERTEAAKSAPRE; from the coding sequence ATGACTGAAGAACTCGATCCAACCAAACGCGTTTGGAGACATTCCCGCTATGGGTTTGCCACATTCTTCTTTGCCACACTGGTGGTCGCCCTCACCATCCTCCGGCTGATCCTCTACTTCTCCTTTGCAGGCAAGGCGAACGTGTCCTTCGGCACATCCGTCCAGGCGTTTTTCATCGGGTTGCACCAGGACATTGTCATGTCGCTGATCACCACCCTGCCGCTGCTCTTCTGGTTTTGGATCGTCAAGGAGCGCTGGTTCGCGCGGCGCTGGCATCGCACGCTGCTCGCATGCGGCATGGCGCTGTTTTGGGCAGTCCAGATCTTCATCCTGTTCACCGAGTTCTTTTTCTTCGAGGAATTCCATTCGCGATTCAATACGGTCGCCGTGGATTACCTGATTTATCCCGATGAGGTCGTGGGCAACATCCGCGATTCCTATCCGCTCTACACGATCATCGCGATCTGCCTTGGCCTGGGAATCGGCTGGACGATTGGCGCCTTTGCCTGGTTCAAGCCGATGTGGCAAAACTCCATTCCGTCGCGATCGCGTTTCCTCCGGCTCGCCGGTGCCACAGGCGTGGTAGTGGTGCTGCTATTCACAATCAGCCTCCAGGGAACGCAATTCAGCCAGGATCGAACCATCAACGAAGTGGCGAACAACGGCTCTCTGTCGTTTGTTCATGCTGCTTGGACCCGCAACCTTGAGTATGCCGCGCACTATAGGACGCTTCCCCACGACGAAGCCTATGCACGCGTTCGCAAGTTGCTGGCATCGCCCGAGGCGGAATTCGTCGGCGGCCCGGAAAGCATCCGCCGAAAAATTTCCGGCGATCCCACGCGTCCAAAACTGAATGTCGTGCTCATTCTCGAAGAGGCGCTGGGCTCGGAATTTTTCGGGGCGCTTGGGCGCAAGGACACGCTGACACCTGAGATGGACAAGCTGATGACAGAGGAAGGGCTGCTGTTCTCCAACATTTATGCGAGCGGGAACCGGACGGTGCGCGGATTCGAGGGCGTTTTTTCATCTTTCCCGCCGTTGCCAGGGGACTCCATCGTCAAGCGCGATCGCTCGGAGAACGTGGAATCGATCGCGCGCGTGCTGAAGCGCGACGGTTACAACACGCTGTTCCTGTATGGCGGGCGCGGCCTGTTCGACGGCATGCGGGCTTATGCCGTCAACAATGGGTGGGATCGATTCATCGAGCAGAAGGATTTCAAGGATCCCGTGTTCACAACGATCTGGGGCGTGTCGGATGAAGATCTCTTTGCGCGATCGATCGAGGAATTCCGAAAACTCAACGAAACTGGGCAGCCGTTTCTTGGAACCGTCCTGACCGTTTCCAATCACAAGCCCTACACCTATCCGCGCGGCCGTATTGATGAAGACCCCGAAGTGCCGAAACGCAGCCGGAAGAAGGTCGTCAAATACACGGACTGGTGCCTCGGCAAGTTTTTCCGCGATGCGAAGAAGGAGGCGTTCTGGACCAACACGCTTTTCGTCGTCGTGGCCGATCACGGCGCGCGCGTTTACGGGGCACAGGAAGTTCCGATCTTTTCGTATGAGATTCCGTTTGTGATCTTTGGGCCCGCCGTCGTGAAGGAACCGCAGCGCGTCGGGACGCTGGGGAATTCGCTCGACGTCGCACCCACGCTGCTGGGTCTTCTCGGGCGTCCGTATGAAACGATGTTCTTTGGCCGCGACCTGTTGAACGACCCGCCCGAGGCCGCTCGCGCGCTGCTGAATCATAATCGCAGCATCGGGATGTACGCAGACGCGAGAATGGTGATCCTGGGACTGCAGAAGGCGGCGTATTTCTATGAAGGCGATCCGAAGCTTGTGGAACTCCAACCCGTGCCGGGAACCACGCCCGAATATGCGGAACTGGAAAAGAACGCGACGGCACTCTACCAGGTTGCAGACGAGCTTTATATGAACCGCCAATTCCGAATAGATGAGGCGCCCGCAACGTTGAGCCAGGAACGGACGGAGGCGGCCAAGTCGGCGCCGCGGGAGTAG